A genomic window from Micromonospora violae includes:
- a CDS encoding DUF4229 domain-containing protein: MSAALKYTLGRIGLFVAVLAGLWLIDMNVFLKLMLALVFSAALSFFLLRGWRDEMAGEIAEAAERRKAEKERLRSALAGEDEPPTPTTPPTDSSR; encoded by the coding sequence GTGAGCGCCGCGCTCAAGTACACGCTGGGCCGGATCGGGCTGTTCGTCGCCGTGCTGGCGGGCCTCTGGCTGATCGACATGAACGTGTTCCTGAAGCTGATGCTGGCGCTGGTGTTCTCCGCCGCGCTCTCGTTCTTCCTGTTGCGCGGTTGGCGGGACGAGATGGCCGGGGAGATCGCCGAAGCGGCCGAACGCCGCAAGGCGGAGAAGGAACGCCTCCGCTCCGCCCTGGCCGGCGAAGACGAACCCCCAACCCCCACCACCCCTCCCACCGACTCATCACGTTGA
- a CDS encoding C39 family peptidase, with amino-acid sequence MARSRLRAAALAGLTTLTLLSTATPAIAAHPPAPAHDEQITYQDWSGPADWHRGSQAGTRVVPGARAGITLARPAGTVEYADPHSGVTRTWEYGTWTSPVTRIGFDATELIASWNAETPAGTWIQVEMQGNYTSGDQTPWYVLGRWASGDTDIKRTSVNRQGDPWSTIWTDTFSIDDATAGVLLRSYQLKLTLYRAPGQTAAPVVRMLGAMSSTVPDRFTVPPSAGHIAWGRELPVPRYSQNVHAGHYPEYDGGGEAWCSPTSTEMVVEYWGRKPSAADTSWVDPTYPDPTVNHAARMTFDYAYDGAGNWPFNTAYAASFPGLEGRVTRLHSLDELERFIAAGIPVVTSQSFLASELDGANYGTSGHLFVVVGFTADGDVIVNDPASSSNDVVRNVYKRAQFEQIWLRTKRTNASGGVSGGSGGIAYLIKPISKPWPKAPGSTNW; translated from the coding sequence ATGGCCAGATCCCGCCTGCGCGCGGCCGCCCTCGCCGGCCTCACCACGCTCACCCTGCTCAGCACCGCCACGCCCGCGATCGCGGCCCACCCACCCGCGCCCGCCCACGACGAACAGATCACCTACCAGGACTGGTCCGGGCCCGCCGACTGGCACCGGGGCAGCCAGGCCGGCACCCGCGTCGTGCCCGGCGCCCGAGCGGGCATCACCCTGGCCCGCCCGGCCGGCACCGTCGAGTACGCGGATCCGCACAGCGGCGTCACCCGCACCTGGGAGTACGGCACCTGGACCTCGCCGGTGACCCGGATCGGGTTCGACGCCACCGAACTGATCGCCTCCTGGAACGCGGAAACCCCCGCCGGCACCTGGATCCAGGTCGAGATGCAGGGCAACTACACCAGCGGCGACCAGACCCCGTGGTACGTCCTGGGTCGCTGGGCGTCCGGCGACACCGACATCAAGCGGACCAGCGTCAACCGCCAGGGCGACCCCTGGTCGACGATCTGGACCGACACCTTCAGCATCGACGACGCCACCGCCGGGGTACTGCTGCGGTCGTACCAGCTCAAGCTGACCCTCTACCGCGCACCCGGGCAGACCGCCGCGCCGGTGGTCCGGATGCTCGGCGCGATGAGTTCCACCGTGCCGGACCGGTTCACCGTGCCGCCGAGCGCCGGGCACATCGCCTGGGGCCGGGAGCTGCCGGTGCCGCGCTACTCGCAGAACGTGCACGCCGGGCACTACCCCGAGTACGACGGCGGCGGCGAGGCGTGGTGCTCACCCACCTCGACGGAGATGGTCGTCGAGTACTGGGGCCGGAAACCGTCGGCCGCCGACACCTCCTGGGTGGACCCGACCTACCCCGACCCGACGGTCAACCACGCCGCACGGATGACCTTCGACTACGCGTACGACGGCGCGGGCAACTGGCCGTTCAACACCGCGTACGCGGCCAGCTTCCCCGGGCTGGAGGGCCGGGTGACCCGGCTGCACTCGCTGGACGAACTGGAGCGTTTCATCGCCGCCGGCATCCCCGTCGTGACCAGTCAGTCCTTCCTCGCCAGTGAGCTGGACGGGGCGAACTACGGCACGTCGGGGCACCTCTTCGTGGTGGTCGGCTTCACCGCCGACGGCGACGTGATCGTCAACGACCCCGCCTCGTCCAGCAACGACGTGGTGCGCAACGTCTACAAGCGTGCGCAGTTCGAGCAGATCTGGCTGCGGACCAAGCGCACCAACGCCAGCGGCGGCGTCTCCGGCGGCTCCGGCGGCATCGCCTACCTGATCAAGCCCATCTCCAAGCCCTGGCCCAAGGCCCCAGGCTCCACCAACTGGTAA
- a CDS encoding M14 family zinc carboxypeptidase codes for MALRTPIPFRRVLVLAVVTGLGIVTVAAGPVAARPAPERTAEQAAASYRVLGPRTLADRNAVARTGAAIDYSEHGVLHISATAAEAAEIGKLGFRLEPLAPPPNAERGAGEIGTQAFPPADSNYHDYAELTAVVNQVVADHPAIARKISIGSSYEGRDLMAVKISDNVGTDESEPEILFNSQQHAREHLTVEMAIYLLNLFTDSYGSDSRVTNIVNSREIWIVPTVNPDGSEYDIATGSYRSWRKNRQPNSGSSNVGTDLNRNWGYNWGCCGGSSGSTSSETYRGPSAFSAPETQALRNFVNSRVVGGVQQIKANIDFHTYSQLVLWPYGYTTANTATGMNADQYNTFATIGQQMAATNNYTPEQSSDLYITDGDSIDWMWATHNIWAYTFEMYPGSSGGGGFYPPDEVIPAQTSRNREAVLILSEYADCPYRAIGKQAQYCGGGGTTVWSDTFETATGWTINPSGTDTATVGAWERGAAQATTSSGAKQLTPYAGSNDLVTGRLAGSSAGDYDIDGGVTSARSPAVPLPSTGTLTLSLAWYLAHGSNASSADYLRVSVVHNGGTTVLLTQTAAATNRNGSWAVANLNLTPYAGQSVRVLVEAADASGASLVEAAVDNVTITSS; via the coding sequence ATGGCCCTCCGCACGCCCATCCCCTTCCGCCGCGTCCTGGTGCTCGCCGTCGTCACCGGACTGGGCATCGTCACCGTCGCCGCCGGTCCGGTCGCCGCCCGACCGGCGCCGGAGCGCACCGCAGAGCAGGCCGCCGCCAGCTACCGGGTGCTCGGACCCCGGACCCTCGCCGACCGCAACGCGGTGGCCCGCACCGGAGCGGCCATCGACTACTCCGAACACGGGGTGCTGCACATCTCGGCAACCGCGGCCGAGGCCGCCGAGATCGGCAAGCTCGGCTTCCGGCTGGAACCGCTCGCCCCGCCGCCCAACGCCGAGCGCGGCGCCGGCGAGATCGGGACGCAGGCCTTCCCGCCGGCCGACTCCAACTACCACGACTACGCGGAACTGACCGCCGTCGTGAACCAGGTCGTCGCCGACCATCCGGCGATCGCCCGCAAGATCAGCATCGGTTCGTCGTACGAGGGCCGCGACCTGATGGCGGTGAAGATCTCCGACAACGTCGGCACCGACGAGAGCGAACCGGAGATCCTGTTCAACTCCCAGCAGCACGCCCGTGAGCACCTGACCGTCGAGATGGCGATCTATCTGCTCAACCTCTTCACCGACAGCTATGGCAGTGACTCCCGGGTCACCAACATCGTCAACAGCCGGGAGATCTGGATCGTGCCGACGGTCAACCCGGACGGCAGCGAGTACGACATCGCCACCGGGTCGTACCGGTCGTGGCGCAAGAACCGGCAGCCCAACAGCGGCTCGTCCAACGTGGGCACCGACCTGAACCGCAACTGGGGCTACAACTGGGGATGCTGCGGCGGCTCGTCCGGCAGCACCTCGTCGGAGACCTACCGGGGGCCCTCGGCGTTCTCGGCCCCGGAGACGCAGGCGCTGCGCAACTTCGTCAACAGCCGGGTCGTCGGTGGCGTACAGCAGATCAAGGCCAACATCGACTTCCACACGTACTCGCAGCTGGTGCTCTGGCCGTACGGCTACACCACGGCGAACACCGCGACCGGGATGAACGCCGACCAGTACAACACCTTCGCCACCATCGGTCAGCAGATGGCGGCCACCAACAACTACACCCCGGAACAGTCCAGCGACCTCTACATCACCGACGGCGACAGCATCGACTGGATGTGGGCCACCCACAACATCTGGGCGTACACCTTCGAGATGTACCCGGGCTCGTCCGGCGGTGGCGGCTTCTACCCGCCCGACGAGGTGATCCCCGCGCAGACCTCGCGCAACCGGGAGGCGGTGCTGATCCTCAGCGAGTACGCCGACTGCCCGTACCGGGCCATCGGCAAGCAGGCGCAGTACTGCGGCGGTGGTGGCACCACGGTCTGGTCGGACACCTTCGAGACCGCCACCGGCTGGACCATCAACCCGTCCGGCACCGACACCGCCACCGTCGGGGCGTGGGAACGTGGCGCCGCCCAGGCGACCACGTCCTCCGGCGCCAAGCAGCTCACCCCGTACGCCGGATCCAACGACCTGGTCACCGGTCGGCTGGCCGGTTCGTCGGCCGGTGACTACGACATCGACGGCGGAGTGACCAGCGCCCGGTCCCCGGCGGTGCCCCTGCCGTCGACCGGCACGCTGACCCTCTCCCTCGCCTGGTACCTGGCGCACGGCTCGAACGCTTCGTCGGCGGACTACCTGCGGGTGAGCGTGGTGCACAACGGCGGCACCACCGTACTGCTCACCCAGACCGCCGCGGCCACCAACCGCAACGGGAGCTGGGCGGTCGCCAACCTCAACCTCACCCCGTACGCCGGCCAGTCGGTCCGCGTGCTCGTCGAGGCCGCTGACGCGTCCGGGGCCAGCCTGGTGGAGGCCGCTGTGGACAACGTCACCATCACGTCCTCCTGA
- a CDS encoding ABC transporter substrate-binding protein produces MFRRTPRLFAATLAVTALALGACAEKADDQPSTGTAAAAYPVTVGALTLDKRPEKIVVLSPSATEMIFAIGAGPQVTAVDDQSNYPADAPKTDLSAFQPNAEAIAGKNPDLVVLSDDRNKVVEQLGKLKIPVYQTPAATTLDDSYRQITELGRLTGHADQAADVVTRMKDDIAKLVKGLPQRAEKLTYFHELGPELYSATSKTFIGSLYSQVGLTNIADAADADGKNGGYPQLSQEIIVKADPDFVFLADAKCCQQSLDTVKARSGWAGLTAVKNNQVVALDDDIASRWGPRVVDLLRVIIDAVAKVPA; encoded by the coding sequence ATGTTCAGACGTACCCCTCGACTCTTCGCGGCGACCCTCGCGGTCACCGCGCTCGCCCTCGGCGCCTGCGCCGAGAAGGCCGACGACCAGCCGAGCACCGGCACCGCAGCCGCCGCCTACCCGGTCACGGTCGGCGCGCTCACCCTCGACAAGCGCCCCGAGAAGATCGTCGTGCTGTCGCCCAGCGCCACCGAGATGATCTTCGCGATCGGTGCCGGCCCGCAGGTGACCGCTGTCGACGACCAGTCGAACTACCCGGCCGACGCGCCCAAGACCGACCTGTCGGCGTTCCAGCCGAACGCCGAGGCGATCGCCGGTAAGAACCCCGACCTCGTGGTGCTCTCCGACGACCGCAACAAGGTCGTCGAACAGCTCGGCAAGCTGAAGATCCCGGTGTACCAGACCCCGGCGGCGACCACGCTCGACGACTCGTACCGGCAGATCACCGAGCTGGGCAGGCTGACCGGGCACGCCGACCAGGCCGCCGACGTGGTCACCCGGATGAAGGACGACATCGCCAAGCTGGTCAAGGGCCTGCCCCAGCGCGCCGAGAAGCTCACCTACTTCCACGAGCTGGGCCCGGAGCTGTACAGCGCCACCAGCAAGACCTTCATCGGCTCGCTCTACAGCCAGGTCGGCCTGACCAACATCGCCGACGCGGCCGACGCGGACGGCAAGAACGGCGGCTACCCGCAGCTGTCCCAGGAGATCATCGTCAAGGCCGATCCGGACTTCGTCTTCCTGGCCGACGCCAAGTGCTGCCAGCAGAGCCTCGACACGGTCAAGGCCCGCAGCGGTTGGGCCGGGCTCACCGCGGTGAAGAACAACCAGGTCGTCGCCCTGGACGACGACATCGCCTCCCGCTGGGGCCCGCGGGTCGTCGACCTGCTCCGGGTCATCATCGACGCGGTCGCCAAGGTGCCCGCGTGA
- a CDS encoding FecCD family ABC transporter permease has product MTGPRSAARQAGPRQVARPAGLRKRWLVVGLLAVLVALVAGVSLGPVSLPPGSVAAELLNLLPGVHLDSGLTEREVAIITELRLPRVVLGLLVGGLLALAGGCYQGVFRNPLADPYLLGVAAGAGLAVTAAIALGGAGRDGTLSGLPMTIPLAAFAGSLLAVTMTYVLGAAGGRRGSPAMLILAGVAVSAFLSAGQTYLLQRHADSIQPVYSWLLGRLATAGWHDVLLVLPYAAVTTVVVLLHRRELDVLAVGDDEAKSLGLHPQRTRYLLIAAASLGTAAAVSATGLIGFVGIIVPHTVRLLAGSSYRVILPMSLLFGGAFLALTDVVARTAAAPSEVPIGVVTALLGGPFFVLVLRTARRVLT; this is encoded by the coding sequence GTGACCGGGCCGCGATCCGCGGCCCGGCAGGCCGGGCCGCGACAGGTGGCCCGGCCTGCCGGACTGCGCAAGCGGTGGCTGGTCGTGGGGTTGCTGGCGGTGCTCGTCGCGCTCGTCGCCGGGGTGTCGCTCGGCCCGGTCAGCCTGCCCCCGGGCAGCGTCGCCGCCGAGCTGCTCAACCTGCTTCCCGGGGTGCACCTCGACAGTGGGCTGACCGAACGCGAAGTCGCGATCATCACCGAGCTGCGCCTGCCCCGCGTGGTGCTGGGCCTGCTCGTCGGCGGCCTGCTCGCCCTCGCCGGTGGGTGCTACCAGGGGGTGTTCCGTAACCCGCTGGCCGACCCGTACCTGCTGGGGGTGGCCGCCGGCGCCGGCCTCGCGGTCACCGCGGCGATCGCCCTCGGCGGCGCCGGCCGGGACGGCACGCTCTCCGGGTTGCCGATGACCATCCCGCTGGCCGCGTTCGCTGGTTCACTGCTCGCCGTGACGATGACCTACGTGCTCGGCGCGGCCGGCGGGCGACGCGGGTCACCGGCGATGCTGATCCTGGCCGGGGTGGCGGTCTCCGCGTTCCTCTCCGCCGGGCAGACGTACCTCCTGCAACGACACGCGGACAGCATCCAGCCGGTCTACTCCTGGCTGCTCGGCCGGCTGGCCACCGCCGGTTGGCACGACGTGCTGCTGGTGCTGCCCTACGCGGCGGTGACCACCGTGGTGGTGCTGCTGCACCGCCGCGAGCTGGACGTCCTCGCGGTCGGCGACGACGAGGCGAAGAGTCTGGGCCTGCACCCGCAGCGCACCCGGTACCTGTTGATCGCCGCCGCCTCCCTGGGCACCGCGGCGGCCGTCTCCGCGACCGGGCTGATCGGCTTCGTCGGCATCATCGTGCCGCACACCGTCCGGCTGCTCGCCGGGTCCAGCTACCGGGTGATCCTGCCGATGTCGCTGCTGTTCGGCGGCGCGTTCCTGGCGCTGACCGACGTGGTGGCCCGCACCGCCGCCGCCCCGTCCGAGGTGCCGATCGGAGTGGTGACCGCCCTGCTGGGCGGCCCGTTCTTCGTCCTCGTGCTGCGGACCGCCCGGCGGGTGCTCACGTGA
- a CDS encoding ABC transporter ATP-binding protein, which produces MSREPAVGEPAVGVPAVEVRGLQVALGGTPILTGVDLTVAAGEWVTVIGPNGVGKSTLLRAVGGLLPAPGAITLFGTPSAALRRRDRARVVATVAQSPVVPPGMSVLDYVLLGRTPYIPTLGRESTADVDAVHEVLGRLDLTGFHRRELATLSGGERQRVFLARALAQGATLLLLDEPTSALDIGHQQDVLEVVDQLRREHGLTVLATMHDLSLAGEYADRMVMLAGGQVVAAGTPPEVLTEELLATHYRASVRVVAGAHGPLVVPVRPTRA; this is translated from the coding sequence GTGAGCCGCGAACCCGCCGTCGGCGAACCCGCTGTCGGCGTGCCGGCTGTCGAGGTGCGCGGGCTCCAGGTCGCCCTCGGTGGCACACCGATCCTGACCGGCGTCGACCTCACCGTCGCCGCCGGCGAGTGGGTCACCGTGATCGGCCCGAACGGCGTCGGCAAATCGACCCTGTTGCGGGCCGTCGGCGGCCTGCTGCCCGCGCCGGGGGCGATCACCCTGTTCGGTACGCCGAGCGCCGCGCTGCGTCGTCGGGACCGCGCCCGGGTGGTGGCCACGGTGGCACAGTCCCCGGTGGTGCCACCCGGTATGTCGGTGCTGGACTACGTGCTGCTCGGCCGTACCCCGTACATCCCGACCCTGGGCCGGGAGTCGACCGCCGACGTCGACGCCGTCCACGAGGTGCTCGGGCGGCTGGACCTCACCGGCTTCCATCGTCGCGAGCTGGCCACCCTCTCCGGGGGCGAACGGCAGCGGGTGTTCCTGGCCCGCGCGCTCGCCCAGGGCGCGACGCTGCTGCTGCTCGACGAGCCGACCAGCGCGCTCGACATCGGCCACCAGCAGGACGTGCTCGAAGTCGTCGACCAGCTTCGCCGTGAGCACGGCCTGACCGTGCTGGCCACGATGCACGACCTCTCGCTGGCCGGTGAGTACGCCGACCGGATGGTGATGCTCGCCGGCGGTCAGGTGGTGGCCGCCGGGACGCCACCGGAGGTGCTGACCGAGGAGTTGCTCGCCACCCACTACCGGGCCAGCGTGCGGGTGGTCGCCGGTGCCCACGGTCCCCTGGTGGTCCCCGTCCGCCCCACCCGCGCCTGA
- a CDS encoding VOC family protein translates to MSTVPPGTPCWADLATPDLTDARRFYPELFGWTGQVTPEPEAGGYTVFLLDGKPVAGAGPPAIPDQIPIWSTYLATDDAELVAGRVERAGGQVVVPPFEVFDRGWMAVFADPAGATFSVWQPLAMAGAEVFNVPGAMSWNELVTPDPEGAKVFYELVFGWQPDDQAVGTMTYTGWRLGTQIVAGMMPPLADDFPADLPAYWTVYFAVADADAAAARASELGGTILVPPRDNPAGRFAALRDPQGALFSVIDLGP, encoded by the coding sequence GTGAGCACCGTCCCGCCGGGTACGCCCTGCTGGGCCGACCTGGCCACCCCGGACCTGACCGACGCCCGGCGCTTCTACCCGGAGCTGTTCGGGTGGACCGGTCAGGTCACGCCGGAGCCGGAGGCGGGCGGCTACACGGTCTTCCTGCTCGACGGTAAGCCGGTGGCCGGGGCCGGCCCGCCGGCGATCCCGGACCAGATCCCGATCTGGTCGACGTACCTCGCCACCGACGACGCCGAACTGGTGGCGGGCCGGGTGGAACGGGCCGGCGGGCAGGTCGTCGTACCCCCGTTCGAGGTCTTCGACCGGGGCTGGATGGCGGTCTTCGCCGACCCGGCCGGTGCCACCTTCAGCGTCTGGCAGCCGCTGGCCATGGCCGGTGCCGAGGTGTTCAACGTGCCGGGTGCGATGAGCTGGAACGAGCTGGTCACCCCCGATCCCGAGGGCGCGAAGGTCTTCTACGAGCTGGTGTTCGGCTGGCAGCCCGACGACCAGGCGGTGGGCACGATGACGTACACCGGGTGGCGGCTCGGGACGCAGATCGTCGCGGGGATGATGCCGCCGCTGGCCGACGACTTCCCGGCCGACCTGCCCGCCTACTGGACGGTGTACTTCGCGGTGGCCGACGCGGACGCCGCCGCGGCCCGCGCCTCCGAGCTGGGCGGCACGATCCTGGTTCCGCCCCGGGACAACCCGGCGGGCCGCTTCGCGGCCCTCCGCGACCCTCAGGGCGCCCTCTTCTCCGTCATCGACCTGGGCCCCTGA
- a CDS encoding ABC transporter permease: protein MQLALVHARYQLLEIIRIPVAVFGSAFFPAAAMIFFVVPFAGDDAVGATYATASMVTFSVMSANIFQYGVGVAEDRDQPWNPYTRTLPAGPAPRFAGRVLAGLALTYLSLIPVVVIGATLTAAQLTPAAFLLALGTVAVISVPFTLMGLAIGYSLPSKAAIVVAQVVFLPLAFGGGLLSAPGDAPGFIEMIAPYLPTRGAAELMWSAVGDYAVEPLALIMLGVWVVLLAALAGWAYRRDEGRRFS, encoded by the coding sequence GTGCAGCTTGCCCTGGTCCACGCCCGCTACCAACTCCTGGAGATCATCCGGATTCCGGTGGCCGTCTTCGGCAGCGCCTTCTTCCCGGCCGCCGCCATGATCTTCTTCGTGGTGCCCTTCGCCGGTGACGACGCGGTCGGTGCCACCTACGCCACCGCCTCGATGGTCACCTTCTCGGTGATGAGCGCCAACATCTTCCAGTACGGCGTCGGTGTCGCCGAGGACCGCGACCAGCCCTGGAACCCGTACACCCGGACCCTGCCGGCCGGGCCGGCACCGCGGTTCGCGGGCCGCGTGCTGGCCGGGCTGGCGCTGACGTACCTCTCGCTGATCCCGGTCGTGGTGATCGGCGCGACGCTGACCGCCGCCCAGCTCACCCCGGCGGCGTTCCTGCTGGCGCTCGGCACGGTGGCCGTCATCTCGGTGCCGTTCACGCTGATGGGGCTCGCCATCGGCTACTCGCTGCCGAGCAAGGCGGCGATCGTGGTGGCACAGGTGGTCTTCCTGCCGTTGGCGTTCGGCGGCGGTCTGCTCTCCGCGCCCGGCGACGCGCCCGGGTTCATCGAGATGATCGCCCCGTACCTGCCCACCCGGGGCGCGGCCGAACTGATGTGGTCGGCGGTGGGCGACTACGCCGTGGAGCCGCTGGCGCTGATCATGCTCGGGGTCTGGGTGGTGCTGCTCGCCGCACTCGCCGGTTGGGCGTACCGACGGGACGAGGGTCGCCGGTTCAGCTGA
- a CDS encoding ABC transporter ATP-binding protein, with the protein MTLARADQASRRYGDVLALDRVDLEVRAGELVGLLGPNGAGKSTLMNLLVGLRRPSSGRVELFGGDPRDPASRRQIGVTPQETGLPGTLRVGEVVDFVSAHYPDPVPRAELLDRFGLADLARRQTGGLSGGQRRRLAVALAFVGRPRLVLLDEPTTGLDVAARHTLWDAIRAFHDDGGTVLLSSHYLEEVEALAHRVVVIGQGRVLADDSVDAVRGIVGVRRVSLVADHLPDLPGVVRTERVDGRLHLLTTDADELVRALVTAQVPFTDLEVRPTSLEEAFLAITSEDAASRDTASGDAATGDAATGSARPTTAAAGGRPTSV; encoded by the coding sequence ATGACCCTCGCCCGCGCCGACCAGGCCAGCCGCCGGTACGGCGACGTCCTCGCCCTCGACCGCGTCGACCTGGAAGTCCGGGCCGGTGAGCTGGTCGGCCTGCTCGGGCCGAACGGCGCCGGCAAGAGCACCCTGATGAACCTGCTGGTGGGTCTGCGTCGTCCCAGCTCCGGGCGGGTCGAACTCTTCGGCGGCGACCCCCGCGACCCGGCGAGCCGACGGCAGATCGGGGTCACCCCGCAGGAGACCGGCCTGCCCGGCACGCTGCGGGTCGGCGAGGTCGTCGACTTCGTCTCAGCGCACTACCCCGATCCGGTGCCTCGGGCGGAGTTGCTCGACCGCTTCGGCCTCGCCGACCTCGCCCGACGGCAGACCGGCGGGCTCTCCGGTGGGCAGCGCCGCCGGTTGGCCGTGGCGTTGGCGTTCGTCGGCCGGCCCCGGTTGGTGCTGCTCGACGAGCCGACCACCGGCCTGGACGTGGCCGCCCGACACACCCTGTGGGACGCGATCCGGGCATTCCACGACGACGGTGGCACGGTGCTGCTGAGCAGCCACTACCTGGAGGAGGTGGAGGCGCTCGCCCACCGGGTGGTGGTCATCGGGCAGGGTCGGGTGCTCGCCGACGACAGCGTGGACGCGGTGCGCGGCATCGTGGGCGTACGCCGGGTCAGCCTCGTCGCCGACCACCTGCCCGACCTGCCCGGGGTTGTTCGCACCGAACGGGTCGACGGCCGGCTGCACCTGCTCACCACGGACGCCGACGAACTGGTCCGAGCGCTGGTCACGGCCCAGGTCCCGTTCACCGACCTGGAGGTACGGCCGACGTCGCTGGAGGAGGCGTTCCTCGCCATCACCAGCGAAGACGCCGCCAGCAGGGACACGGCCAGCGGGGACGCGGCAACTGGAGACGCGGCCACCGGCTCTGCCCGACCCACCACCGCCGCTGCCGGCGGCCGACCCACCAGCGTCTGA
- a CDS encoding transcriptional regulator — translation MTELDPVIHAQARLRVVASLSTLNVGDKIAFPRLQELLAMTAGNLSVHLRKLEEAGYVEISKTHRGRTPATLVRLSRRGRLAFEEYTETIRALLDPTSSKEQS, via the coding sequence GTGACCGAGCTGGATCCGGTCATCCACGCGCAGGCCCGGCTGCGGGTGGTCGCCAGCCTCTCGACTCTCAACGTCGGCGACAAGATCGCTTTCCCCCGCCTCCAGGAGCTGCTCGCGATGACCGCCGGCAACCTCTCGGTGCACCTGCGCAAGCTCGAGGAGGCCGGCTACGTGGAGATCAGCAAGACCCACCGTGGACGCACCCCGGCCACCCTGGTCCGGCTCAGCCGACGCGGCCGACTGGCGTTCGAGGAGTACACCGAAACCATCCGCGCCCTGCTCGACCCCACTTCGTCGAAGGAGCAGTCATGA
- a CDS encoding transporter yields the protein MEPDDDAPPTDAAAALRLIQDQRSATARRLVPDARLIYWPWGVAWLVGFGLFFLRLTPGGKALVPLPSWLPLTVLFVLLAAAGAIQAVVSTRAYGQVIGDSARRGKWYGYAWALGSVSVYAGLGRISEHLPPDQGALLWSATAVGLTGALHMAGGAIWLDRDLFRLGVWISVINLIGAIAGPGWHALVVAVAGGGGILVVGALAHRRQRQQS from the coding sequence GTGGAACCCGACGATGATGCCCCACCCACCGACGCAGCGGCGGCGCTCCGGCTGATCCAGGACCAGCGGTCGGCGACGGCACGCCGGCTCGTTCCCGATGCCCGGCTGATCTACTGGCCGTGGGGCGTGGCCTGGCTGGTCGGCTTCGGGCTGTTCTTCCTCCGGCTCACCCCCGGCGGGAAGGCGCTGGTCCCGCTGCCGAGCTGGCTGCCGCTGACCGTCCTCTTCGTCCTGCTCGCGGCTGCCGGAGCGATCCAGGCGGTGGTCAGCACCCGGGCCTACGGTCAGGTGATCGGCGACTCCGCCCGACGGGGGAAGTGGTACGGGTACGCCTGGGCCCTCGGTTCGGTGAGCGTCTACGCCGGGCTCGGCCGGATCTCCGAACACCTGCCGCCCGACCAGGGGGCGCTGCTCTGGTCGGCGACCGCCGTCGGGTTGACCGGCGCTCTGCACATGGCTGGCGGGGCGATCTGGCTGGACCGGGACCTGTTCCGGCTGGGCGTCTGGATCAGCGTGATCAACCTGATCGGTGCGATCGCCGGGCCGGGCTGGCACGCCCTCGTCGTGGCGGTGGCCGGCGGCGGCGGGATCCTGGTGGTCGGCGCGCTCGCCCACCGGCGACAGCGACAGCAGTCGTGA